The window TAGCCATGTAACTGCCAGGCAAAAaaatggaggggaaggaaagagagagaaagcatctgGGTCAGCAACAGCAGTTTTAGTTTGAGTATGTGGGaatgggctcagggctaggggcagGGGGTTATAGTGTAGGGTGGCTCTTATGTCGGGGTGGCGGGAACCCTGTCTCCCACTGTcatggaggggccaggggctccaTGCACTGTCCATGCCCACAGACCCTACCCCCGCAGCCCCTATTGGTTGCAGTTCCCATAtgcacaggagctgcagggacacatgTAGGTGGGTAGGTAGCCTGCCAGCCCTATCCACCCCTGAACTCCACCACCAGCACGGCGATGCCTTCCCCCCCAAGCTCCAGCATCAGTGGGGTTTCCGGGCCATGTGtcacagcctgcaccccccagcaccagcagtggTCCCATGCcatctcccccagcacctccggtgCCCCCGGATGACCCCCTCCCCAGGCACCCACAGACCTCCGCCTAAGTTTTAGGTAGGAGTACTTATTAAAATTCATGAGTTTTTGTTTATTGTGCAAGAGCTGTACGTAACTTTTTCAAAAAAATACCTATGACTAAAATATAGCCTTACTGATGGCTCataaacaaagacaatggaccatggaggagtttagccttcctgtgaacctTTCAGCCAGCCTGTCAGTAATGGATGTTATGACTCAGCACGGGTAGCATGACAATGCATCCCTTATGATTTGGCCTCCTGCAATTTGCCGTTGGCCGTGATGGTGGTTAAAGCTGGTGGACACTAAGCCAAGCCGCTGAGTTTCCCTAATGGCCAAGTGGCCCCCAAGGGAATGTGCAGACATGATCATAAAGACACCTGACTCCCTGTCTGAACAGATACTgcctgctgcctgtgctacctcTCTGATGACTCTTTGTCCTTTAGGGTGAAGACCTCTTATGTCAGTGGCTCCCCTTCTAGCAGCAATTGGGTACGTTGGAAGGTTTCAGTATCTTTAAATGAAAAGTGAAGGGGAAAGGCTGCAAgctgtttccatttgcagatgttctgtAGTGAGACAGAAAAATAAGCTGGGCTGTCGGGGTGACTGAGTGTTGGGGCTGGAGAGCAGGCAGTGCTGGGTAGCTTGGGAATCCCACCGCTTCATCTGGCCATTGTCCTCGGTGGGTTGTTCAAGCTATGCAGAAATCTGAGATTCAAAATGAACTCGGAGTGTAAAAACCCAAAGCCCCTGagtcagcggcacagcagccagcaaacagagctgtaatcaggggagtttcagtgggagtttacagggggagttcGTGGGGGAGACttagagacctaggcagaggaactgacaggctagtgagAGGAGTGAGTTGTGGTCTGCccgtgttctggtgcctgttgggagtctgttttggtttgtgtttcttggactaacaggttttaggtgggaaggctgtgACCGATAGAGAgacagcagtgaaagacacaatgaggatgactggatgtggaagctgctgCATGTACATGATCCCGGAGGCGGTACCTGAAAAgaatttcatctgcatgaagtgccgcctgatagagctgatggaagaaatgatccaaggactggagatacaggtggaaactctggttgagtttagaagggggttcgagcagatgatggaacaaagacatgaggaggctgagggaataagctcagacttgcagatggaagcaggaccaaagaattctgaggggagactgctgggtgcgGAAAGTGGACGATGGAAggatgtgactaagagaaccaggcagaggaaacgaggggccagtgaaggagaaatagatcTCAGGAACagatttgcagagttggaaaatgaagaaggggcacagcaggtggtcgctgaaaatgagagggcaaggaaaaagagaagagcagctagtcctacaggaagaggggaagagttaatggagacaacaccaaatatgggccccaggaggatatgggatgggttgcggaggattgcaagcgTGAATAGGaaacaagaggacttgcagccagtgggagcaggggatagactggagaatcacactgtTACCAGGAAAAGGTacgtctacgtgattggggactccttcctgagaagaatagacaggcctgtaactagagctgatccggagaacagaagggtgtgctgtctgccgggtgctaagacacgggatgtggacctgaggctgaaaaggattctaatgggagcgggaaagaatctgtTGGTtgcccttcatgtgggaacgaatgatacggctagattctcgctggaatgtatcaagggagactattccagactggggaagatgcttaaggaaatcgaggctcaggtgatcttcagtgggattttgcctgttcctagagaagggcaacaaaggtgtgacaagattatggctcaggcagtggtgctataaggagggctttgggatgtacggccactaggaagcattcatggacagaggactgttctttgggatggacttcatctgagtaaggagggaatagacttctaggatggaggctcgcccaactgattaaaagaattttaaactaggaatttgggggagatgggtgggagatgtccaggtaatctccacaccggaatttaacattgagagggaagaaaacaaggtAAGAGAGGATAAAGCCACGGGCAGAAGAATGGGCATAAgtaggaagggtagtgtagataccagtctaataggtgatactggtggtagaatgtctgtgcctaattgggtaaagaatgtcagtgaagccaaatggcaaaaattaagatgtctgtacaatAATGTgagaagcctaggtaacaaaatggaggaactagagcttctggtgcaggaagtgaatccggatattatagggataacagaaacatggtggaatagtagtcatgactggagtacaggtattgaaggttatgtgctgtttaggaaagacagaaataaaagcaaatgtGGTGGAGTATCATTGTACATCAacgatgaggttaactgtaaaaaaataagaagtgatggaatggataagacagagtctgtctgggcaaaactcacattgggaaagaaagctactagagcctcccctgagacagtgcttgtggtgtgctacagaccgccaggatctgatttggatagggatagagacctctttaatgtttttaatgaggtaaacactaatgggaattgtgtgaccatgggagactttaacttcccagatatagactggaggacaagtgctagtaataataatagggctcagatttttctggatgtgatagcttaTGGATTTCTTCACGAattagttgaagaaccaacaagaggggatgccattttagatttggttttggtgagtaatgaggacctcatagaagaaatggttgtagggtgACAACCTTGGTTGAAGTGATCATGAggtaattcagttcaaactagatggaaggataaacaaaaataaatctgggAGTAGGGttgttgatttcaaaagggctaaatttaaagaattaaggaaacgagttagggaagtggattggactgatcttgtggatctaaaggcagaggaggcctggaattacttcaagtcaaaattgcagacagggccggctccaggccacagcgcgccatggggtggcatgccgcagagggcgctctgccagttgctgggagggcggcaggcagctccggtggacctccctcaggccaACCTGTGGagtgtccgctggtcccgcggcccggtggagcatccacaggcatgcctgcgggaggtccactggagccgcgggaccagcggaccctctgcagggacgcttgtgggaggtccaccggagccacgggaccggcgagcggcagagcacctcccgcggcgtgccgccatgcttggggcggcgaaattgctagagccggccctggttgaagacactatcagaagcctgcatcccaagaaaggggaaaaaacccataggcaggagttgcagaccaagctggatgagcaagcatctcagagaggtgattaagaaaaatcaGAAAGTCTACAAAGAGTAGAAGATGgatgggattagcaaggaaagctaccttagtgaggtcagaacatgtagggatgaagtgagaaaggctaaaagccttgtagagttggaccttgcaaagggaattaaaaccaatagtaaaaggttctatagccatataaataagaagaaaacaaagaaagaagaagtgggaccgctaaacactgaagatggaatggaggttaaggataatctaggcagggcccaatatctaaacaaatacttggcctcagtctttaatgaggctaatgaggcacttagggataatggtaggatgacaaatgggaatgaggatatggaggtagctattaccacatccaaggtagaagccaaactcgaacagcttaatgggacaaaatcggagggcccagatatttttcatccaagaatattaaaggaactggcacatgaaattgcacgccgattagcaagaatttttaatttatCAGTAAACTGAgtggttgtaccgtatgactagagaattgctaacatagctcCTATttacaagaaagggaaaaaaagtgatccaactaactataggcctgttagtttgacatcttcTGGtgtgtaaggtcttggaaaaatttttgaaggagaaagtatttAAGGagattgaggtcaatggtaattggggcataatacaacatggttttacaaaaggtagatcatgccaaaccaacctgatcttctttgagaaggtaacacatttcttagacaaaggaaacacagtggatctaatttacctcgatttcagtaagacgtttgacacggttccacatggggaattattagttaaattggaaaagatggggatcaatatgaaaattgaaaggtggataaggaactggttaaaggggagactacaacgggtagtactgaaaagtgaactgtcaggctggaaggaggttactagtggagttcctcagttatcagttttggggccaatcttatttaaccttttaattactgaccttggcacataaagtgggaatgtgctaataaagtttgcagatgacacaaagctgggaggtattgctaacacagagaaggaccaggatatcatacaggaagatctggatgaccttgtaaactggagtaatagtaataggatgaaatttaagagtgaaaagtgcaaggtcatgcatttcgggattaataacaagaattttagttataaattgggcacacatcagttggaagtaacagaggaggagatggacctcggagtattggttgatcataggatgactatgagccgccagtcTGATATGTCTGTTAAAAAGGCTAAtgaagttttaggatgcatcaggcgaagtaTTGCCaggaaagataaggaggtgttagtaccgttatacaaggccctggtgagacctcacctggaatgctgtgtgcagttctggtctcccatgtttaagaaggatgaattcaaactagaacaggttcagagacaggcttctaggatgatccgaggaatggaaagcctgtcttatgaaaggagactcaaagagcttggcttgtttagcctaaccaaaagaagtttGAGAGGGGGATAtgatttctctttataaatatatcagagggattaatattagggagggagaggaattatttaatcttagtgccaatgtggacacaagaacaaatggatataaactggacattaggaagtttagacttgaaattagatgaaggtttctaaccattagaggagtgaagttctggaacagccttccaatgggagtagtgggggaaaaagacatgtctggcttcaagactaagcttggtaagtttatggaggggatggcaattaatttggcaattgatctttgattatcagcaggtaagtatgcccagtggtctgtgatgggatgttagatgggatgggatctgagttactatagagaattctttcctggttgctggctggtgagtcttggccacatgctcagggtttagctgatcgccatatttggggttgggaaggaattttcctccagggcagattggcagaggccctgggggggtttcacctttctctgcagcgtggggcaaggatcacttgctggaggattctctgcagcttgaggtcttcaaaccacgatttgaggacttcaataactcagacacaggttagggggcTGTTAGAAGTGGATGGAAACTCCACCACTCTAATGGGGAACCAGGCAGGCTGAGGCCTTCAGACTTCCCCAGTGGTGTCTGTGCCTGTCAGTCTGAAAAGTGTCTCAGCAACAGCTGCTCCACCTCTCTACAGACTCCCAGAACTAAGAAAACAAACTGTAATGTAGCTAGAGCATGGAAATAGGCTCTTCCCAGCCTGTAGCTCCGCTGTTGTCTCTCTACCTCCATGAAGTGCTCACTGAGAGATAGTTCTTCTTCAGCTGCTGCTTTCCTTCCTTCATGATTTCCAGCAGCCTGTTTTTAAATTCAGAAGAGCCATATTGGTTTCACCCAATGTAGCCATAAGACAAACATCCCAATAGTTAACCCAATATAGCTATAAGCAAATATCCCTAGAACTCGGTTTAACTTACACATTCATTATGGCATATCAGCTCCATATCTCTCCCAGTACTAGTTTTGGGTGCTACCTATTTTAGGAATACAGGACAGAGacactcagagagagagagaaagagagagagagagagagcgacagACTACTTTTATGTGTGAAATGCCATTCAATTTCCATGTATACTCCATGCATTTGACTTTGAAATCCACTTCCTGCAGATTCCCATTGTGCTTGAATAACAGCTGCTGGTAGTACTATCTACCACAGCGTGAGAGCTCAgggaataaaaaataattatactGACCTCAATGCCTGTTACCACTCCAGATACAGGCTACAGCCTCACAGAACAGAACCTGAGGAGAACCAGTCAGCCATTAACTAAGGGTCAGAGAAGCTACAATAGTCTACATACTATTTGCAATGGGTTTGTGCTATTAACCCTTTTTTCAGTGGAACAACTGTATAATGCTGTCACCTGgtaactgaccagtagctgttcAATACACTTACATTCAGGGTCAAGAAAACAATCCCTCCGCGATACTTGTGCAGGACTTTCCAAAGAGTCATGAGACAACAGAACCGCTGGTCTGTGTTTCAGCAGAGaagagctgaggtgcaggaaaggggagTGTAATGGTGGCTGTATGTAATTTACACCCATCACTGCCTACACAAGAACGGTAAAGTAAAGTGCACACTCAATTGGATATTAGTGCAAACCTAGTGTTTTCACTATTCACCCATATGTGACACTAACTCCACACCTGCCCAACTGAAGTAACTGTCTataggtacgtctacactacgggattattctgattttacataaaccggttttataaaacagatagtataaaatcgagtgcacgcggccacactaagcacattaattcggcggtgtgcgtccatggtccgaggctagtgtctatttctggagcattgcactgtgggtagctattccatagctatccaatagttcccacagtctcccccgccccttagaattctgggttgagagcccagtggctgatggggcaaaaatcattgtcacgggtggttctcggtaaatgtcatcagtcattccttcctccaggaaagcaacggcagacaatcatttcacgccctttttccctggattgccctggcagatgccatagcacggcaaccatggagcccgctcagctttcttttttacagtcaccgtatgtgtactggatgccgtggacagaggcgatattccagtgctacacagcagcattcatttgcttttgcatgatagcagagatggttgccagtcattctgtaccatctgctcccagtgtaatttggcaatgagatgacagttatctgtccttctgtgctgtctgctgctatcatgggtgcccctggctgagatcagtgggaggcgcaaaagcaaaactaggAATGACTCctcaagtcaatccctcctttatggtttctaaaaatagagtcagtcctgcctagaatatggggcaagtgtactggagaagcagtgtatcagagagcacagctgctccatgtcagatcccacagaaatgatgagctacatgccattcacggggcgTGCCCCtgtaacaaccccacctgttgcttcccttgtcccccaaccttcctgggctaccatggcagtgtctcccccatttgtgtcatgaagttataaagaatgcaggaataacaaacagcgacttgttagtgagataaaatgagggggaggcagcctcccggtgctatgacagtccaggcaggacattaagcgttgcggaggagaggagcccagcatgctgctgctatgatagtccaggtagtacagaatcttttctttacacaggaaagggagtgggctgatggagctcagcccccagttgctatgatgaggacggttaccagccattcggtcccatctactgggaatgaccaggaatcattcctgtttttacccaggtgcccctgaggccagccaagggtattcagcagttatcaagcacgggctgatggtgaaaacagatagcagtcatattgtaccatctgccaccagagagcggagaagagcggatacttctcttcactgctgcagcatcgcgtctacaaccagcattcagtagacatagggtgacactgaaaaaagtcaagaaacgatttctttcctttttctttcacgtggtggggggagggagtaaattgatgagctataccctgaaccacgctggacaatgtgtttgaacctacaggcattgggagctcagccaagaatgcaaatacttttcggagactgctggggactgtgagatagctggagtcctcagtaccccctctctccctccatgagtgtccatatgagtctctggcttcccattacgcttgtcacacagcactgtgtagcctgtagattttttttcaaacgctttggcatttcgtcttctgtaacggagctttgatagaacagatttgtcaccccatacagcgatcagatccagtatctcccgtacggtccatgctggcgctctttttggatttgggactgcattgccacccgtgctgatcagagctccatgctgggcaaacaggaaatgaaaatcaaaatttcacagggcttttcctgtttacctggccactgcatccgagttgaggttgctgtccagagcagtcacagtggtgcactgtgggataccgcccggaggccaataccgtcgatttgcggccacactaaccctaatccgatatggtaataccgattttagcgctactcctctcatcggggaggagtacagaaaccaattttaagagccctttatatcgatataaagggcctcgtagtgtggacgggtacagggttaaatcggtttaacgctactaaaattggtttaaacacgtagcgtagaccaggcctatgttagCTTGTAACTTGCTAAATATCTACAGACCATTGCATGAGAAGACGATGCAGGTCAAGTGAGGATGAAGAGAAGGCTGTAGAATGATTGAACTCTCTGGATTCAGTCAACATTGGCCAGGCAAAACACTTCAGCTCCTCTTGAATGGATTTTTGGTGATCAGAGCATATCACCAGGAAAATTTGATAAGGGAAAGTTAACAGAGTCCAGTTCCGAGTGAATTTATacttgtaaatctggagtgatgcCATTCAAGTCAATAATATTAAATTAAGAACTTGTGCCTAAGAATGTATCTCATGTACTGCAAAGAGGCAGTGGCTTAATTTGGAgagtttagcaggattcaaagagggactggatGTTTATATAGATAAACAGAATATCCAATTAGAGTAGTGAGGATTGtttcaaaaacatttcaatggGCTCTAAACATTCCTGATATGCACTGCAAAAATTGTATAATTAGTGGGTGCAGGTTATTTGAAAGCTGTCTATTGCGGGGTGTCTtccacttcctctgaagcatctagaaCTGGCCGCTGAATACTAGATTAGATAGACTATGGGTCTGATCCACTCTGGCAATGTCCATCTGCCTATTTATGGTGTAAATCCAAGACTATGTTTTTGCTGATCTTCCTTGAGCTCCTGGGAGTCTCTAGACTTGCACTGAGAACAGAAAGATGTCTCGCCAAATGTCATCCAATCTCCTGTCCTTTTTCATTTTAGGAAGGAAAGTTCAGAACTGCCCAGTACATTATGTCAGCTGTCAATAACACCAAATTCAACTCTGCAGTGTTCTTTCTCACTGGGTTCCCAGGTGAGGAAGACGTGCATCTCTGGATTTCTATCCCCTTCTGCTTAATGTATGTTATTTCGatagtaggaaattcagtcattctgttcattataaaaacaaatgcaagcctccatgagcccatgtacattttcctttccatgttggccaTCACAGACCTAGTCTTATCTATAGCCACCATGCCGACGACAATGGGTATATTCTTGTTTATCTCTAGAGAGATCAGCCTCAATGCCTGTTTTGCCCAGCTGTTCGTCATCCACTTGCTTCAATGCATTGAATCCTCTGTGCTCTTGTTGATGTCCTTTGATCTCTTCATCGCGATCTGTAACCCACTGAGATATGCCTCCATCTTAACTCTGCCGAGAATAGGCAagatgggactggtgtgtgtgctaAGAGGAGTGGCTGTAAATCTCCTGCTCCCTTTTCTTCTTCAACAGTTCCAATATTGTCGATCCAATGTCCTCTCGCATTGCTACTGCATAAACCAGGACGTCATGAAGATGGCTTGTTCGGATATCAGAGTAAACAGTATCTATGGCTTGTTGGTTGCACTCTTGACGGTGGGGTTGAACTCGCTGCTCATCTTCCTCTCTTATGTGATGATCCTTAAAACAGTGCTGAGCATCACGACCCAAGTGGAGTGTCTTAGGGCCCTGAACACCtgcatctcccacctctgtgccgtCCTGCTCTTCTACATACCAATGATCGGCCTTTCCATGATACACAGATTCTGGGAGGgctcttctcatagactcatagactcataggtcagaagggaccaatatgatcatctagtctgacctcctgcacaaggcaggccacagaaccccacccatccaattttataacaacccctaacccaggaccgagttattgaaatcctcaaaattggtttgaagacatcaagctgcagagaatccaccagcaagcgacctgtgtcccacgctgcaggggaaggtgaaaaacctctagggccccagccaatctgccctggaggaaaattccttcctgaccccaaatatggcgatcagctaaaccctgagcatgtgggcaagactcaccagccagcacccaagaaggaattctctgcagtaactcagttcccatcccatccaacatcttcctgcagaccattgagcaggcccatctggtggtaatccaagatcaattgcccaaattaacgatcctatcataacatcccctccatatacttatcaagctttgtcttaaagccagaaaagtcttttgcccccactacttccctcggaaggctgttccagaacttcattcccctaatggttagaaaccttcgtctaatttcaagtctaaacttcctaatatccagtttatacccattcgtcctcgtgcctacattagtactaaacttaaataattcctctccctccctaacattaacccccctgatatatttatatagagcaagcatacctcccgcagccttcttttggccaggctaaacaagccaagctctttgagtctcctttcataaggcagtttttccattcctcggatcatcctagtagcccatatctgaacctgttccagtttgaattcatccttcttgaacatgggacaccagaactgcacacagtattccaggtggggtctcaccaacgccttatataacggtactaacacctccttatccttgctggaaataccccgcctgatgcatcccaaaattgcatttgcttttttaacagccgtatcacattggcgactcatagtcatcctgctatcaaccaataccccaaggtccttctcctcctccgtcgcttccaactgatgcgcccccaacgtatatctaaaattcttattattaattcctaagtgtatgaccttgcacttttcactattgtatttcatcctatttctattactccagtttacaaggtggttcagatcttcctgaatagtatccctgtccttctccgtgttagcaatacaccccagctttgtgtcatccgcaaactttattagcacattcccgctctttgtgccaaggtcagtaataaaaaggttaaataagatcagtcccaaaaccgatccttgaggtactccactagtgacctccttccagcctgacagttcacctttcagtacgacccgctggagtctcccctttaaccagttccttatccaccttacaactttcatattcatccccatcttttctaatttaactaacagttccccatgcggaaccgtgttaaacaccttactgaaatctaggtaaattatatctaccgcatttcctttatctaagtaatccgtcaccttctcaaagaaggagatcagattggtttgacacgatctacctttagtaaatccgtgttgcaatttgtcccaattaccattgacctctatgtccttaactactttctctcttaaaattttttccaagaccttacatactacagacgtcaagctaacaggcctataattacccggataacttttattccctttcttaaaaataggaactacattagcaatcctccagtcatacggcacaatccctgagtttatcgattgcttaaaaattctcgctaacgggctcgcaatttcacgcgcctgttcctttaatatcctccgatggagattgtccgggccctctgacttcgtcccattgagctgttcaagtacggcctctacctcagttgtggtaatatccacttccatatccacattcccgtttatcatccctccatcatcgctagactcctcactagtcttattaaaaactgaggcaaagtacttgtttagatgttgggccatgcctaggttatccttaacctccattccatcctcagtgtatagcagccccacttcttctttctttgttttcttcttatttatgtggctgtagaaccttttactattggttttgattcactttgcaaggtccagttcaatgcggcttttaaccttcctcactttatccctacatgttctgacctcaccaaggtagctttccttactgatcctgcctttcttccactccctgtaagctttctgcttttgtctaatcccctctctgagttgcttgctcatccagtttggcctacaactcctgcccatggtttttttcccctttcttgggatgcaggct of the Gopherus flavomarginatus isolate rGopFla2 chromosome 1, rGopFla2.mat.asm, whole genome shotgun sequence genome contains:
- the LOC127032802 gene encoding olfactory receptor 51G2-like: MSAVNNTKFNSAVFFLTGFPGEEDVHLWISIPFCLMYVISIVGNSVILFIIKTNASLHEPMYIFLSMLAITDLVLSIATMPTTMGIFLFISREISLNACFAQLFVIHLLQCIESSVLLLMSFDLFIAICNPLRYASILTLPRIGKMGLVCVLRGVAVNLLLPFLLQQFQYCRSNVLSHCYCINQDVMKMACSDIRVNSIYGLLVALLTVGLNSLLIFLSYVMILKTVLSITTQVECLRALNTCISHLCAVLLFYIPMIGLSMIHRFWEGSSPQLQILLSYVYLLIPPLMNPIVYSVKSKHLRERIIRVFIK